One part of the Flavobacterium johnsoniae UW101 genome encodes these proteins:
- a CDS encoding SCO family protein: MKSLLYKYRKFFIVLIVFSAVTISLFYSALKPQKTLPIYNPSDVNPELVDSTIQYKSKYHTIADFKFVNQNGDTITQKDYEGKIYVADFFFTTCGSICPKMSTNLADVQKAVLNNPKVKLLSHTVFPEVDSVSVLKAYAVKYGVVDSKWNLVTGDKKEIYTMARKSYLAVKLGRPDQLYDMVHTENFVLVDQKRRVRGFYDGTKKEEIQRLLEDIDFLSKE; the protein is encoded by the coding sequence ATGAAATCGCTTCTTTACAAATACCGCAAATTCTTTATTGTATTAATTGTATTTTCTGCAGTCACTATATCTTTATTTTATTCGGCATTAAAACCGCAAAAAACACTTCCAATTTACAATCCGTCTGATGTAAATCCTGAATTGGTAGACAGTACGATTCAGTACAAAAGCAAATACCATACAATTGCTGATTTTAAATTTGTAAACCAAAACGGCGATACGATTACCCAAAAAGATTATGAAGGCAAGATTTATGTTGCTGATTTCTTTTTTACAACCTGCGGTTCTATCTGCCCAAAAATGTCAACCAATCTGGCTGATGTTCAAAAGGCGGTTTTAAATAATCCAAAAGTAAAATTGCTTTCTCATACGGTATTTCCGGAAGTAGACAGTGTTTCGGTTTTAAAAGCGTATGCGGTAAAATATGGTGTTGTTGACAGCAAATGGAATTTGGTTACCGGCGATAAAAAAGAAATTTACACTATGGCCAGAAAATCGTATCTGGCGGTAAAACTGGGAAGACCAGATCAGCTGTATGATATGGTGCATACCGAGAATTTTGTTTTGGTAGATCAAAAAAGACGAGTGCGCGGTTTTTATGACGGAACCAAAAAAGAAGAAATCCAGCGTTTGTTAGAAGACATAGATTTCTTATCAAAAGAGTAA
- a CDS encoding c-type cytochrome, with protein sequence MKKIVFLSAVLAFSSCKKEVSENTDSKTETYSEGESAKAKTPEDLGKELFEGRGNCTACHLPDQKVIGPSIKEIAKIYKDKNADIVTFLKGNADPIVDPSQFSVMQTNFGITKAMSDEELKAIETYIYSHLK encoded by the coding sequence ATGAAAAAAATAGTATTCTTATCTGCCGTTTTAGCTTTTTCGTCTTGCAAAAAAGAAGTTTCAGAAAATACCGATTCCAAAACAGAAACCTATTCTGAAGGCGAATCGGCGAAAGCCAAAACTCCGGAAGATTTAGGAAAAGAACTTTTTGAAGGAAGAGGAAATTGTACAGCATGCCATTTACCAGATCAAAAAGTTATTGGACCAAGTATTAAAGAGATTGCCAAAATCTACAAAGACAAAAATGCCGACATTGTAACTTTCTTAAAAGGAAATGCAGATCCAATTGTCGATCCAAGTCAGTTCTCAGTTATGCAGACTAATTTTGGAATAACAAAAGCAATGTCTGATGAAGAATTAAAAGCTATTGAAACTTACATTTATAGTCATTTGAAATAA
- the feoB gene encoding ferrous iron transport protein B gives MSIQNINVALIGNPNTGKTSVFNQLTGLNQQVGNYPGITVEKKIGFCKLPQNIKANILDLPGTYSLNASSMDESVVIELLLNKNDKLYPDVAVVVTDVENLKRNLLIYTQIKDLEIPTILVINMSDRMESKGISLDIPYLEEKLKTKIALVSSRKGLGIEELKELIVSYKTITHEPCLNASVIDPEYFEKLQHAFPNQLMYKLWLVITQDVNFSNLDRNEIRNTFTKSHSELKRLQQKETIKRYQFINDVLKEGLKVDASAATDFRAKLDRVLTHKFWGYAIFLGILFIIFQSIFSWSTIPMDFIDASFASLSSWVSEELPSGILTDLLSQGIIPGIGGVIIFIPQIAFLFLFISILEESGYMSRVVFLMDKIMRKFGLSGKSVVPLISGTACAIPAIMATRNIENWKERLITILVTPFTTCSARLPVYAIMISLVIPNKRVLGFLNLQGLSLMLLYLLGFVAAIISAYILNKVLKLDSKTYFVVEMPSYKLPLLKNVGINVVEKTKAFVLGAGKIILAISVILWFLASFGPGKEFNDAETIVKERFANTTLDETQFENEVASQKIENSYIGIMGKAIEPVISPLGYDWKIGIAIISSFAAREVLVGTLATIYSVGDSDNESTIKSRMQKEVNPETGEKIFNFATGISLLLFYAFAMQCASTLAITKKETNSWKWPVMQLFFMTGLAYISALIAYQFLK, from the coding sequence ATGAGCATTCAGAATATCAATGTTGCCCTTATTGGAAACCCAAACACAGGAAAAACTTCTGTATTTAATCAGTTAACAGGTTTAAATCAACAAGTTGGGAATTATCCCGGAATTACGGTCGAGAAAAAAATCGGGTTTTGTAAATTACCTCAAAACATAAAAGCGAACATTCTCGATTTACCGGGAACGTATAGTTTGAATGCAAGTTCAATGGACGAAAGTGTGGTAATTGAACTTTTGCTCAACAAAAACGACAAATTATATCCGGATGTTGCCGTTGTGGTAACTGATGTTGAAAATCTAAAAAGAAATTTACTGATTTACACTCAGATAAAAGACCTTGAAATTCCAACGATTTTGGTTATCAATATGTCTGATCGTATGGAAAGCAAAGGAATTTCATTAGATATTCCGTATTTAGAAGAAAAACTAAAAACCAAAATTGCTCTGGTAAGTTCGCGCAAAGGTTTAGGAATTGAAGAATTAAAAGAACTTATTGTTTCGTATAAAACGATCACGCATGAACCTTGCTTAAACGCTTCGGTAATTGATCCTGAATATTTTGAAAAACTGCAGCATGCTTTTCCAAATCAATTAATGTATAAATTGTGGCTGGTAATTACGCAGGATGTTAACTTTTCGAATTTAGACCGAAATGAAATCCGCAATACGTTTACCAAATCACATTCAGAGTTAAAACGTTTACAGCAAAAGGAAACCATCAAAAGATATCAGTTTATAAATGATGTTTTAAAAGAAGGTTTAAAAGTTGATGCATCTGCTGCTACAGATTTCAGGGCAAAACTAGACCGTGTTTTAACCCACAAGTTTTGGGGTTATGCTATTTTCCTTGGTATCTTATTTATTATTTTCCAATCGATTTTCAGCTGGTCAACTATTCCTATGGATTTTATTGATGCCAGTTTTGCTTCATTAAGCAGCTGGGTTTCTGAAGAACTGCCAAGCGGTATTTTAACCGATTTGCTTTCGCAGGGAATCATTCCGGGAATTGGCGGCGTTATTATTTTTATTCCGCAGATTGCCTTTTTGTTCCTCTTTATTTCCATTCTCGAAGAAAGCGGTTATATGAGCCGTGTGGTATTTTTGATGGATAAAATAATGCGCAAATTTGGACTTTCCGGAAAAAGCGTTGTGCCATTAATTTCGGGAACGGCTTGTGCTATTCCGGCTATTATGGCAACCCGAAATATCGAGAACTGGAAAGAACGCCTAATTACGATCTTAGTAACGCCATTCACGACTTGCTCGGCAAGATTACCGGTTTATGCAATTATGATTTCATTGGTAATTCCGAATAAACGAGTTCTTGGATTTTTAAATCTTCAGGGATTATCCTTGATGTTACTGTATCTGTTAGGATTCGTAGCGGCGATAATCTCGGCTTATATTTTAAATAAAGTTTTAAAGCTGGATTCAAAAACGTATTTCGTTGTCGAAATGCCAAGTTATAAATTACCGCTTTTAAAGAATGTTGGAATTAATGTGGTAGAGAAAACCAAAGCTTTCGTTTTGGGTGCGGGTAAAATTATCTTAGCAATATCGGTTATTTTATGGTTTTTGGCTTCATTTGGTCCCGGAAAAGAATTTAATGATGCTGAGACTATTGTTAAAGAAAGATTTGCAAATACCACTTTAGACGAAACTCAGTTTGAAAATGAAGTAGCTTCTCAAAAAATAGAAAACTCTTATATCGGGATTATGGGTAAAGCTATTGAGCCTGTAATTTCTCCTTTGGGTTACGACTGGAAAATAGGAATTGCGATTATCAGTTCGTTTGCAGCGCGTGAGGTTTTGGTTGGTACATTGGCGACAATTTACAGTGTGGGAGACAGCGATAACGAATCGACTATTAAAAGCCGAATGCAGAAAGAAGTAAATCCGGAAACAGGCGAAAAGATATTTAACTTTGCAACCGGTATTTCGTTATTGCTCTTTTATGCCTTTGCCATGCAGTGCGCCAGTACATTAGCGATTACCAAAAAAGAAACCAATTCATGGAAATGGCCTGTTATGCAGTTGTTTTTTATGACTGGACTGGCTTACATTTCGGCGCTTATAGCGTATCAATTTTTAAAGTAA
- a CDS encoding GNAT family N-acetyltransferase, whose product MGRALVNFVINLALEQNSNCACQLITVDAYSQSLNFYTKLGFKFLSDSDKGDDTRQMYLDLRPLMNTAYDISA is encoded by the coding sequence ATTGGCAGAGCGTTAGTGAATTTTGTTATTAATTTAGCATTAGAACAAAACAGCAATTGCGCATGCCAACTAATAACTGTTGATGCTTATAGTCAATCATTAAATTTTTACACAAAACTAGGATTCAAGTTTCTTTCAGATAGTGATAAAGGAGATGATACGAGACAAATGTATCTTGACCTTAGACCACTAATGAATACAGCGTATGATATATCTGCATAG
- a CDS encoding fructose bisphosphate aldolase — MNQEQLNRMHSGKGFIAALDQSGGSTPKALSQYGVQENSYSNDEEMYTLVHEMRTRIIKTPAFDSEYILGAILFENTMDRKIDGLWTADYLWEKKNIVPFLKVDKGLADLASGVQLMKPIPNLDELLNRAVERNVFGTKMRSVIKEANPDGIRDIVEQQFRVGLQIFEKGLIPIIEPEVDIYSADKEKSEEILKKEIQKQLNALDKDVKVMLKLSIPTVNNFYSSLISDPHVVRVVALSGGYSREEANTKLAQNHGLIASFSRALSEGLSAGQSDADFNAVLGDTIKTIYNASIT; from the coding sequence GTGAACCAGGAACAATTAAATCGTATGCATTCTGGCAAAGGATTTATCGCAGCATTAGATCAAAGCGGCGGGAGCACACCAAAAGCATTATCGCAATATGGCGTTCAAGAAAACAGCTATTCTAACGACGAAGAAATGTACACTCTCGTACACGAAATGAGAACCAGAATTATTAAAACTCCAGCTTTTGACAGCGAATATATTCTAGGTGCTATTTTGTTTGAAAATACAATGGACCGTAAAATTGATGGTCTGTGGACTGCAGATTATTTATGGGAAAAGAAAAATATAGTTCCGTTTCTAAAAGTAGACAAAGGCCTGGCAGATCTTGCCAGCGGAGTACAATTGATGAAACCTATTCCAAATCTGGATGAACTGCTGAACAGAGCCGTAGAGCGAAATGTTTTTGGAACAAAAATGCGTTCGGTTATTAAAGAAGCAAATCCAGATGGAATCCGCGATATTGTAGAACAGCAGTTTAGGGTTGGTTTGCAGATTTTCGAAAAAGGATTGATTCCAATTATTGAACCTGAAGTTGATATTTACAGTGCTGACAAAGAAAAATCAGAAGAAATTCTAAAAAAAGAAATTCAGAAACAGCTTAACGCCCTGGATAAAGATGTAAAAGTAATGCTGAAACTTTCTATTCCAACTGTTAATAATTTCTACAGCAGTTTAATCTCTGATCCGCATGTAGTTCGTGTTGTGGCATTGTCCGGCGGTTATTCGCGAGAAGAAGCCAATACAAAACTGGCTCAAAACCATGGCTTAATTGCCAGTTTCTCCAGAGCATTGTCCGAAGGTCTCAGCGCAGGTCAATCTGATGCTGATTTTAATGCTGTTCTTGGCGATACCATAAAAACCATTTACAACGCTTCCATTACTTAA
- a CDS encoding M13 family metallopeptidase — MKKQLSRPLFCAFSVMVSFTAMHAQTKEVKEPGINVSYMNTKISPSEDFFKYVNGTWLDQTEIPSDRNSWGSFNELRQKTDDNALAILKEASKNPKYKSNTDQGKAIALFNTILDTVGRNKQGIKPLQPTLKKIDAIKNVTDLQNFLTEMQAQGNSLGFFGVYVGADAKNSNKNSVTLSPGTLGLSDKDYYNSDDKDSKEKREKYEVHVARMLQYIGESPAKAKESAKQIVALEIEMSAPRLDRVERRDRRKQYNPTAIADLKKNTPSIQWEKYFAGIGITKLDTVNVAQPRYMTALEKTFTEKKVEAWKEYLKWSLLNRTASTLSTDIENANFDFYGKTLTGALKQRPREEVALQVINGATGEALGKLYVEKLFPAEAKEKAKKMIANVMLAYENRINALPWMSAETKSKAIEKLKKLTVKIGYPDKWKDYSALELKNINEGGTYFDNMKNVSKWSYAQSLAKLGKPVDKTEWGMSPQTVNAYFNPSYNEIVFPAAILQPPFYNYQADEAVNYGGIGAVIGHEISHGFDDSGARYNADGNLVDWWTADDLKQFTALGGELAAQYSALEPLPGIFVDGKFTLGENIGDLGGINAAYDGLQLYLKENGNPGLIDGFTPEQRFFISWATVWRTKSRDEAIKSQVKTDPHSPGMYRAVVPIQNVDAFYQAFGIKSGDKMYISPEKRVKIW; from the coding sequence ATGAAAAAACAATTAAGCAGACCCTTATTTTGTGCTTTTTCTGTAATGGTTTCATTTACAGCAATGCATGCACAGACTAAAGAAGTAAAAGAACCCGGTATTAATGTCTCATACATGAATACTAAAATTAGTCCAAGTGAGGATTTTTTTAAATATGTAAACGGAACCTGGCTGGATCAAACAGAAATTCCAAGCGACAGAAATTCTTGGGGAAGTTTTAATGAATTGCGTCAAAAAACAGATGATAATGCATTGGCGATTTTAAAAGAAGCTTCAAAAAATCCAAAATACAAATCAAATACAGATCAGGGAAAAGCGATTGCTTTGTTCAATACGATCTTAGATACTGTTGGAAGAAACAAACAGGGAATAAAACCATTGCAGCCAACTTTAAAAAAGATTGATGCAATTAAAAACGTAACCGATTTACAAAACTTCCTTACCGAAATGCAGGCGCAGGGCAATAGTCTTGGTTTTTTTGGCGTGTATGTTGGTGCCGATGCTAAAAACAGTAATAAAAATTCGGTAACATTAAGTCCGGGAACTTTAGGATTGTCTGATAAAGATTATTACAATTCTGATGATAAAGATTCTAAAGAAAAACGTGAAAAATACGAAGTTCATGTTGCCAGAATGTTACAGTATATTGGCGAATCTCCGGCAAAAGCCAAAGAAAGCGCAAAGCAGATTGTAGCATTAGAAATCGAAATGTCTGCTCCAAGGCTTGATCGTGTTGAAAGAAGAGACCGTAGAAAACAATACAATCCAACAGCAATCGCCGATTTAAAAAAGAATACTCCTTCAATTCAGTGGGAAAAATATTTCGCAGGAATTGGAATAACAAAACTAGATACGGTAAATGTTGCGCAGCCACGTTATATGACTGCTTTGGAAAAAACCTTTACAGAGAAAAAAGTTGAAGCCTGGAAAGAATATTTAAAATGGTCTTTACTAAACCGTACAGCATCAACATTAAGTACAGATATAGAAAATGCCAATTTTGATTTCTACGGAAAAACATTAACTGGAGCTTTAAAACAACGTCCGCGTGAAGAAGTAGCGCTTCAGGTTATCAACGGAGCAACTGGTGAAGCTTTAGGAAAACTGTATGTTGAGAAATTATTTCCAGCCGAAGCAAAAGAAAAAGCAAAGAAAATGATTGCTAACGTAATGCTGGCTTATGAAAACAGAATCAATGCGCTGCCATGGATGTCTGCAGAAACAAAATCTAAAGCTATTGAGAAATTAAAAAAACTGACCGTTAAAATTGGATATCCTGATAAATGGAAAGATTACTCAGCACTGGAACTTAAAAATATAAACGAAGGAGGAACTTATTTTGATAATATGAAAAATGTATCAAAATGGTCTTACGCTCAAAGTTTGGCAAAATTAGGAAAGCCGGTTGATAAAACAGAGTGGGGAATGTCTCCGCAAACGGTAAACGCTTATTTTAACCCATCTTATAACGAAATTGTATTTCCTGCCGCAATTCTGCAGCCGCCTTTCTATAATTATCAGGCTGATGAAGCTGTAAATTATGGAGGTATTGGCGCGGTTATCGGACATGAAATTTCACATGGTTTTGATGATTCAGGAGCAAGATACAATGCCGATGGAAATTTAGTAGACTGGTGGACTGCTGATGATTTAAAACAATTTACAGCTCTTGGCGGCGAACTTGCTGCACAATACAGTGCGCTTGAACCGCTTCCGGGAATTTTTGTAGATGGTAAATTTACATTAGGAGAAAACATTGGAGACTTAGGCGGTATCAATGCAGCTTATGACGGATTGCAGTTGTACCTGAAAGAAAATGGAAATCCGGGTTTAATTGATGGATTTACTCCAGAACAGAGATTCTTTATTTCCTGGGCGACAGTTTGGAGAACAAAATCAAGAGACGAAGCAATTAAGAGTCAGGTAAAAACAGATCCACACTCACCGGGAATGTACAGAGCAGTTGTGCCAATCCAAAACGTTGATGCTTTTTATCAGGCTTTTGGAATTAAAAGTGGTGACAAAATGTATATAAGTCCAGAAAAACGAGTTAAAATCTGGTAA
- a CDS encoding FeoB-associated Cys-rich membrane protein: MVQEIIAFSILGIAVAFLIRKFFWKSKKKKDCGDGNCGCS; the protein is encoded by the coding sequence ATGGTGCAAGAAATTATTGCCTTTTCTATATTAGGTATTGCCGTTGCTTTTTTGATCAGAAAGTTCTTTTGGAAATCAAAAAAGAAAAAAGACTGCGGCGACGGAAACTGTGGATGCAGTTAG
- a CDS encoding DUF4421 family protein — translation MALKLIYIGFFISIFGCFAQNDSVQNPYFKSYSDKITGSVYYLDTSNSFQIASGSQDSKIFVNLIPNRREQIGFNLNYKIIDVGFGFAPKFLSQNKGDSHSKHFNFNTRFYLKKWMQSFTYINQKGFYISDDNITAQLPDMRTMKIGGSTAYVFNDKFSFKTLVSQNEWQTKSSGSFIPTFSFYYTNLDLNTPDSSPGDMYVFTLAPSYFYNFVISDRVLIGAGLALGAGLNMIDKDTSALYQADFNLKLAYNNDRFFAFATLNTISFAQDEKVDPRLNDNIATLKLSAGYRFDPPKKVKEVYDKVNEKIGL, via the coding sequence ATGGCTTTGAAACTGATTTACATAGGATTCTTTATCAGCATTTTTGGATGTTTCGCCCAAAACGATTCTGTACAGAATCCGTATTTCAAATCTTATAGTGATAAAATTACGGGCAGTGTTTATTATTTAGACACTTCAAACAGCTTTCAAATTGCTTCGGGAAGTCAGGATTCAAAAATATTTGTAAATCTTATTCCAAACCGAAGAGAACAGATAGGCTTTAACTTAAACTATAAAATTATTGATGTTGGTTTTGGCTTTGCACCCAAATTTCTGAGTCAGAACAAAGGCGATTCGCATTCCAAGCATTTTAATTTCAATACCCGTTTTTATTTAAAAAAATGGATGCAGTCTTTTACTTATATCAATCAAAAAGGATTTTATATTAGTGATGACAATATTACGGCACAACTGCCTGATATGCGGACTATGAAAATTGGCGGATCGACGGCTTACGTTTTCAATGATAAATTTTCTTTCAAGACACTGGTTAGTCAAAACGAATGGCAGACCAAAAGTTCCGGAAGTTTTATTCCAACTTTCTCTTTTTATTACACCAATTTAGATTTAAATACACCCGATTCATCGCCAGGAGACATGTATGTTTTTACGCTGGCACCTTCCTATTTCTACAATTTTGTTATTAGTGATCGGGTTTTAATTGGCGCCGGGCTTGCTTTGGGAGCCGGACTCAATATGATTGATAAAGATACCTCAGCTTTATATCAAGCTGATTTCAATTTAAAATTAGCTTACAATAATGACCGTTTTTTTGCCTTTGCTACTTTAAATACTATCAGTTTTGCCCAAGATGAAAAAGTCGATCCACGATTGAATGATAATATCGCGACTTTAAAACTTTCTGCAGGTTACAGATTTGATCCTCCAAAAAAAGTAAAGGAAGTTTATGATAAGGTAAATGAGAAAATCGGCCTTTAA
- the hemB gene encoding porphobilinogen synthase translates to MFPLQRGRRLRVNESIRSLVRETSLSPSDFMFPMFIAEGENVKVEIPSMPGIFRRSIDLTVEEVKELYDLGIRAVNIYVKVSENLKDNTGKEAWNSNGLMQQAIRAIKAACPEMIVMPDVALDPYSIYGHDGIITNGDVENDSTVDALVKMAVSHAEAGADFVAPSDMMDGRVLRLREGLDAAGFQNVGIMSYSAKYASAFYGPFRDALDSAPKEADVVVPKDKKTYQMDYANRIEAIKEALSDVEEGADMVMVKPGIAYLDIVREIKNTVHVPVTVYQVSGEYAMIKAASERGWLDHDKIMMEQLMCIKRSGANLISTYFAKEAAILLNK, encoded by the coding sequence ATGTTCCCATTACAAAGAGGCAGAAGATTAAGAGTAAATGAGTCTATTCGTTCTTTAGTACGCGAAACCAGTTTAAGTCCGTCGGATTTTATGTTTCCAATGTTTATTGCTGAAGGAGAAAATGTAAAAGTCGAAATTCCGTCAATGCCGGGAATTTTCAGAAGATCAATAGATTTAACAGTTGAAGAAGTAAAAGAACTTTACGATTTAGGAATTCGCGCCGTAAATATTTATGTAAAAGTCAGCGAAAACCTAAAAGACAATACTGGAAAAGAAGCATGGAATTCTAACGGATTAATGCAGCAAGCTATTCGTGCCATAAAAGCCGCTTGTCCGGAAATGATCGTTATGCCAGATGTCGCATTAGACCCATACTCTATTTACGGTCATGACGGAATTATAACAAATGGTGATGTAGAAAACGACAGTACAGTTGATGCTTTAGTAAAAATGGCTGTTTCACATGCAGAAGCTGGTGCCGATTTTGTTGCGCCAAGTGATATGATGGACGGACGTGTTTTACGCCTGCGCGAAGGTTTAGACGCTGCCGGTTTCCAAAATGTGGGAATCATGAGTTATTCGGCTAAATATGCTTCAGCTTTTTATGGTCCTTTTAGAGATGCTTTAGATTCGGCTCCAAAAGAAGCGGATGTTGTGGTTCCAAAAGACAAAAAAACATATCAAATGGATTATGCTAATCGTATTGAAGCGATTAAAGAAGCTTTGTCTGACGTAGAAGAAGGTGCAGACATGGTAATGGTAAAACCCGGAATTGCTTATTTGGATATTGTTCGCGAAATAAAAAACACGGTACATGTTCCTGTAACTGTTTATCAGGTTTCTGGAGAATATGCCATGATTAAAGCCGCATCTGAAAGAGGCTGGCTTGATCACGATAAAATTATGATGGAACAATTAATGTGCATTAAACGTTCTGGTGCTAATCTTATTTCGACATACTTCGCAAAAGAAGCTGCAATTTTATTGAATAAATAA
- a CDS encoding FeoA family protein: MQNTIHTLKKGDKAIIKDFDIDLIPLKLLEMGCLPGSLVELLQIAPFGDPLYLDINGSHVAIRVETAREIEVELIQNNL, translated from the coding sequence TTGCAGAATACAATCCATACCCTGAAAAAAGGCGATAAAGCCATTATCAAAGATTTTGATATCGATTTGATTCCTTTAAAATTATTAGAAATGGGTTGTCTGCCTGGCAGCTTAGTCGAACTGCTTCAAATTGCTCCTTTTGGAGATCCTCTATATCTAGACATTAACGGTTCGCATGTTGCTATTCGTGTTGAAACTGCTCGTGAAATTGAAGTTGAACTTATCCAAAACAATTTATAA